A genomic region of Zea mays cultivar B73 chromosome 6, Zm-B73-REFERENCE-NAM-5.0, whole genome shotgun sequence contains the following coding sequences:
- the LOC100501600 gene encoding uncharacterized protein LOC100501600, which translates to MHGRQSSWPKAKTAVKRWLNLKSHSDCIDRSFGLGLVESSADGYGGSPSPPGPTSSRRHPKELSIFVGTWNVGGRAAHGGLDLSDWLADDGLGGGSSSPHIYVLGFQEIVPLNAGNVLGAEDKGPARKWLDLIRRALNHHPAASPSSSSSRWRRSPSRDMHLLRKGGRVSFSDLLAAEEDGSRRPSTASSEPDDGSEASSPSSSSEEEPACAPAPAPLPRGGRHRHHDRYRLAASKQMVGILLCVWVRADLLPRVARVRASCVGRGVMGYMGNKGSVSVSLTLRPGVGGGRGASLCFVCTHLASGDRDSDGARRNGDVAEILRRTRFARWATLDRAACETRAAPVTILEHDNVIWLGDLNYRLVAPAGGGRGGTRTQELVERHDWAALLERDQLRAEQKAGRVFAGWEEGRIGFPPTYKFVAGSDAYAMTSLVDDGSLSRERKKRTPAWCDRILWRGEGVEQRWYARGESCFSDHRPVAAFFFARLGGGDYDGAERAVGAGRRDDDDYDILLGNSDPTRKLSF; encoded by the exons ATGCATGGACGACAGTCGTCGTGGCCCAAGGCCAAGACGGCGGTGAAGAGATGGCTGAACCTCAAGTCCCATTCCGACTGCATCG ATAGGAGCTTTGGGCTTGGGCTGGTGGAGAGCTCTGCTGACGGGTATGGCGGCTCCCCGTCCCCGCCGGGGCCGACCTCGTCGCGGCGGCATCCCAAGGAACTCAG CATCTTCGTTGGGACATGGAACGTTGGAGGGCGAGCGGCGCACGGAGGGCTGGATCTCTCGGACTGGCTCGCTGACGACGGCCTTGGTGGTGGTTCCTCCTCTCCTCACATCTACGTTCTCGG GTTCCAGGAGATCGTGCCGCTGAACGCCGGGAACGTGCTCGGTGCCGAGGACAAGGGCCCGGCGCGCAAGTGGCTGGACCTCATCCGACGAGCGCTGAACCACCATCCAGCAGCGTCGCCgtcgagcagcagcagcagatggCGCAGGTCTCCGTCGCGTGACATGCACTTGCTCCGGAAAGGCGGCCGGGTGAGCTTCTCGGACCTGCTGGCGGCGGAGGAGGACGGCAGCCGCAGGCCGAGCACGGCGTCGTCGGAGCCGGACGACGGCAGCGAAGCGTCGAGCCCGTCGTCTAGCAGCGAGGAGGAGCCGGCGTGCGCGCCGGCGCCGGCCCCGCTGCCCCGCGGAGGACGACACCGCCACCACGACCGCTACCGCCTGGCGGCCAGCAAGCAGATGGTGGGCATCCTGCTGTGCGTCTGGGTCCGCGCCGACCTCctcccacgcgtcgcccgcgtcaGGGCGTCGTGCGTCGGCAGGGGCGTCATGGGCTACATGGGCAACAAGGGCTCCGTGTCCGTCAGCCTCACGCTGCGCCCCGGCGTTGGCGGGGGACGGGGCGCGTCGCTGTGCTTCGTGTGCACGCATCTCGCATCCGGTGACAGGGACAGCGACGGCGCTAGGCGCAACGGCGACGTGGCGGAGATCCTCAGGCGGACGAGGTTCGCGCGGTGGGCCACGCTGGACCGCGCCGCCTGCGAGACGAGGGCGGCGCCGGTGACCATCTTGGAGCACGA CAACGTGATATGGCTGGGCGACCTCAACTACCGGCTGGTGGCGCCGGCGGGCGGAGGAAGAGGAGGCACGCGGACGCAGGAGCTGGTGGAACGACACGATTGGGCGGCGCTGCTGGAGCGGGACCAGCTGCGGGCGGAGCAGAAGGCTGGGCGCGTGTTCGCCGGGTGGGAGGAAGGCCGCATCGGGTTCCCGCCCACGTACAAGTTCGTGGCCGGCTCCGACGCCTATGCCATGACGAGCCTCGTCGACGACGGCTCCCTGTCTCGGGAGAGGAAGAAGCGCACGCCGGCATG GTGCGACCGCATCTTGTGGCGCGGCGAGGGGGTGGAGCAGCGGTGGTACGCGCGCGGCGAGTCGTGCTTCTCGGACCACCGCCCCGTCGCCGCGTTCTTCTTCGCGCGCCTGGGCGGCGGGGACTACGACGGAGCAGAGCGCGCGGTGGGGGCTGGCAGAcgagacgacgacgactacgacattcTCCTTGGGAACTCTGATCCAACGCGCAAGCTTTCTTTCTGA
- the LOC100501600 gene encoding uncharacterized protein isoform X1, giving the protein MHGRQSSWPKAKTAVKRWLNLKSHSDCIDRSFGLGLVESSADGYGGSPSPPGPTSSRRHPKELSIFVGTWNVGGRAAHGGLDLSDWLADDGLGGGSSSPHIYVLGFQEIVPLNAGNVLGAEDKGPARKWLDLIRRALNHHPAASPSSSSSRWRRSPSRDMHLLRKGGRVSFSDLLAAEEDGSRRPSTASSEPDDGSEASSPSSSSEEEPACAPAPAPLPRGGRHRHHDRYRLAASKQMVGILLCVWVRADLLPRVARVRASCVGRGVMGYMGNKGSVSVSLTLRPGVGGGRGASLCFVCTHLASGDRDSDGARRNGDVAEILRRTRFARWATLDRAACETRAAPVTILEHDNVIWLGDLNYRLVAPAGGGRGGTRTQELVERHDWAALLERDQLRAEQKAGRVFAGWEEGRIGFPPTYKFVAGSDAYAMTSLVDDGSLSRERKKRTPAWRDGVLTWQVRPHLVARRGGGAAVVRARRVVLLGPPPRRRVLLRAPGRRGLRRSRARGGGWQTRRRRLRHSPWEL; this is encoded by the exons ATGCATGGACGACAGTCGTCGTGGCCCAAGGCCAAGACGGCGGTGAAGAGATGGCTGAACCTCAAGTCCCATTCCGACTGCATCG ATAGGAGCTTTGGGCTTGGGCTGGTGGAGAGCTCTGCTGACGGGTATGGCGGCTCCCCGTCCCCGCCGGGGCCGACCTCGTCGCGGCGGCATCCCAAGGAACTCAG CATCTTCGTTGGGACATGGAACGTTGGAGGGCGAGCGGCGCACGGAGGGCTGGATCTCTCGGACTGGCTCGCTGACGACGGCCTTGGTGGTGGTTCCTCCTCTCCTCACATCTACGTTCTCGG GTTCCAGGAGATCGTGCCGCTGAACGCCGGGAACGTGCTCGGTGCCGAGGACAAGGGCCCGGCGCGCAAGTGGCTGGACCTCATCCGACGAGCGCTGAACCACCATCCAGCAGCGTCGCCgtcgagcagcagcagcagatggCGCAGGTCTCCGTCGCGTGACATGCACTTGCTCCGGAAAGGCGGCCGGGTGAGCTTCTCGGACCTGCTGGCGGCGGAGGAGGACGGCAGCCGCAGGCCGAGCACGGCGTCGTCGGAGCCGGACGACGGCAGCGAAGCGTCGAGCCCGTCGTCTAGCAGCGAGGAGGAGCCGGCGTGCGCGCCGGCGCCGGCCCCGCTGCCCCGCGGAGGACGACACCGCCACCACGACCGCTACCGCCTGGCGGCCAGCAAGCAGATGGTGGGCATCCTGCTGTGCGTCTGGGTCCGCGCCGACCTCctcccacgcgtcgcccgcgtcaGGGCGTCGTGCGTCGGCAGGGGCGTCATGGGCTACATGGGCAACAAGGGCTCCGTGTCCGTCAGCCTCACGCTGCGCCCCGGCGTTGGCGGGGGACGGGGCGCGTCGCTGTGCTTCGTGTGCACGCATCTCGCATCCGGTGACAGGGACAGCGACGGCGCTAGGCGCAACGGCGACGTGGCGGAGATCCTCAGGCGGACGAGGTTCGCGCGGTGGGCCACGCTGGACCGCGCCGCCTGCGAGACGAGGGCGGCGCCGGTGACCATCTTGGAGCACGA CAACGTGATATGGCTGGGCGACCTCAACTACCGGCTGGTGGCGCCGGCGGGCGGAGGAAGAGGAGGCACGCGGACGCAGGAGCTGGTGGAACGACACGATTGGGCGGCGCTGCTGGAGCGGGACCAGCTGCGGGCGGAGCAGAAGGCTGGGCGCGTGTTCGCCGGGTGGGAGGAAGGCCGCATCGGGTTCCCGCCCACGTACAAGTTCGTGGCCGGCTCCGACGCCTATGCCATGACGAGCCTCGTCGACGACGGCTCCCTGTCTCGGGAGAGGAAGAAGCGCACGCCGGCATG GCGCGACGGCGTGCTGACGTGGCAGGTGCGACCGCATCTTGTGGCGCGGCGAGGGGGTGGAGCAGCGGTGGTACGCGCGCGGCGAGTCGTGCTTCTCGGACCACCGCCCCGTCGCCGCGTTCTTCTTCGCGCGCCTGGGCGGCGGGGACTACGACGGAGCAGAGCGCGCGGTGGGGGCTGGCAGAcgagacgacgacgactacgacattcTCCTTGGGAACTCTGA